One Pyrus communis chromosome 4, drPyrComm1.1, whole genome shotgun sequence genomic region harbors:
- the LOC137731480 gene encoding uncharacterized protein, protein MRAIARSFHQCRFALCHQACHYSSGFVTRQKLLTNTRAVFAYQLAKIAEFDRLQHPMLMVSRALSIDVAPITNDVKTAGPLVEYERRIAAGELVDGDAYQVGTLRELQRLYDELVQSADACQLDRYSISTKSGRNRWLWYHFIPHSSTSPVKGLYLYGGVGTGKTMLMDLFFDQLQCCWRKKRIHFHDFMLNVHKTLRKHQGVEDPLEVVAREISDEAVLLCLDEFMVTDVADALILNRLFRHLFNNGIILVSTSNRAPDKLYEGGLQRDLFLPFIATLKERCVVHEIGSAVDYRKLTSAEQGFYFVGKDLSGFLKQSFQQLIGEHEAVPQEAEVVMGRTLKVPLGANGCAYFPFEELCNRPLGAADYFGLCKNYHTLALEGVPVFGLHNRTAAYRFVTLVDVMYENKARLLCTAEGTPFKLFEKVVTISDALQIAPRTFSRSRKNDDAGLCVDNELGFAKDRTISRLTEMNSKEYLEHHAETLAENSEEGVNLNKVVQA, encoded by the exons ATGAGAGCAATTGCTCGATCTTTTCACCAATGTAGATTTGCTTTGTGCCATCAAGCATGTCATTACTCAAGTGGTTTTGTAACAAGGCAGAAGCTGTTGACAAACACCCGTGCTGTGTTTGCTTATCAACTTGCTAAAATTGCCGAATTCGATAGACTTCAACACCCCATGCTTATGGTCTCGAGAGCTCTGTCAATTGATGTTGCTCCAATTACTAATG ATGTAAAAACAGCGGGGCCACTTGTTGAGTATGAACGAAGAATTGCTGCAGGGGAACTTGTTGACGGTGATGCCTACCAG GTAGGCACCTTAAGAGAACTTCAAAGGCTTTATGATGAACTTGTTCAATCAGCTGATGCCTGCCAGTTGGATAGATATTCAATTTCTACAAAATCTGGAAG GAATAGGTGGTTGTGGTATCATTTCATCCCACATTCTTCAACCTCACCTGTCAAGGGTCTTTATCTGTATGGAGGAGTGGGTACCGGTAAAACCATGTTGATGGACTTGTTTTTTGATCAGCT ACAATGCTGTTGGAGGAAAAAGAGGATTCATTTTCATGACTTTATGCTGAATGTACATAAAACATTGCGA AAGCACCAGGGTGTAGAAGATCCACTTGAAGTTGTTGCAAGAGAGATATCCGACGAGGCAGTCTTGTTGTGTCTGGATGAATTCATG GTGACAGATGTTGCTGATGCATTAATATTAAATCGCCTGTTTAGACATCTATTCAATAATGGTATT ATCCTTGTTTCCACCTCCAATCGTGCTCCAGATAAGCTGTATGAAGGTGGACTGCAAAGGGATCTTTTTCTGCCGTTCATTGCGACTTTGAAG GAAAGATGTGTAGTTCATGAAATTGGTTCTGCGGTAGACTACCGGAAACTGACTTCG GCAGAGCAGGGTTTCTACTTTGTTGGCAAAGATTTGTCGGGATTTCTCAAGCAAAGTTTTCAACAATTGATTGGGGAACACGAAGCTGTTCCACAAGAAGCAGAAGTAGTAATGGGAAGGACATTAAAG GTTCCACTCGGTGCTAATGGATGTGCGTATTTTCCTTTTGAGGAACTCTGTAACAGACCATTGGGAGCTGCAGACTATTTTGGATTGTGCA AGAACTACCATACCTTGGCATTGGAGGGTGTCCCAGTTTTTGGGCTCCACAATAGAACAGCTGCATACCGGTTTGTCACTCTGGTTGAT GTGATGTACGAGAACAAGGCCAGGTTGTTGTGTACAGCTGAGGGAACTCCCTTTAAACTCTTTGAAAAGGTAGTGACAATCTCTGATGCCCTACAAATCGCACCTAGAACCTTTTCAAGGTCAAGGAAAAATGATGATGCTGGACTGTGCGTGGATAATGAATTGGGTTTTGCCAAAGACCGCACCATTAGTAG